In the Vitis vinifera cultivar Pinot Noir 40024 chromosome 2, ASM3070453v1 genome, one interval contains:
- the LOC104882580 gene encoding uncharacterized protein LOC104882580 isoform X1: MDLGTYSFEEGVRSSSCFGNQHFVVGTLVHQSGILLKIAMSSSTFNVWFCCGDCGDNLFSFNGLVKELVSHRNSESRWLLFGENAGLNVKFDGRKAINQAPASVTSIQVKDEGRMTQTDLADIHCSKCDGHIGWKIIRESNNHPVVHRGQFILRSFYQDSWEKQIFAPPEETDGRRHG, encoded by the exons ATGGAT TTGGGTACGTATAGCTTTGAAGAAGGTGTTAGAAGTAGTAGTTGCTTTGGCAACCAACATTTTGTTGTTGGTACTCTTGTTCATCAATCAG GCATTTTGCTCAAAATTGCAATGTCGTCCTCAACATTCAACGTGTGGTTCTGTTGTGGGGATTGCGGTGacaaccttttttcttttaatggtCTCGTTAAG GAACTTGTTTCACATCGCAATAGCGAAAGTCGTTGGCTACTCTTTGGTGAAAACGC TGGCTTGAATGTGAAGTTTGATGGAAGAAAGGCAATTAATCAAGCTCCAGCCAGCGTTACATCCATTCAGGTTAAAGATGAAGGTCGGATGACTCAAACTGATTTGGCGGATATCCACTGTTCTAAATGTGATGGTCATATTGGATGGAAAATA ATTCGTGAGAGCAACAATCATCCAGTAGTCCATAGAGGCCAATTCATACTGCGGAGTTTTTATCAGGATAGCTGGGAGAAGCAGATTTTTGCTCCACCTGAGGAAACAGATGGAAGAAGACATGGCTGA
- the LOC104882580 gene encoding uncharacterized protein LOC104882580 isoform X2 produces the protein MDLGTYSFEEGVRSSSCFGNQHFVVGTLVHQSGILLKIAMSSSTFNVWFCCGDCGDNLFSFNGLVKELVSHRNSESRWLLFGENAGLNVKFDGRKAINQAPASVTSIQVKDEGRMTQTDLADIHCSKCDGHIGWKIDSWEKQIFAPPEETDGRRHG, from the exons ATGGAT TTGGGTACGTATAGCTTTGAAGAAGGTGTTAGAAGTAGTAGTTGCTTTGGCAACCAACATTTTGTTGTTGGTACTCTTGTTCATCAATCAG GCATTTTGCTCAAAATTGCAATGTCGTCCTCAACATTCAACGTGTGGTTCTGTTGTGGGGATTGCGGTGacaaccttttttcttttaatggtCTCGTTAAG GAACTTGTTTCACATCGCAATAGCGAAAGTCGTTGGCTACTCTTTGGTGAAAACGC TGGCTTGAATGTGAAGTTTGATGGAAGAAAGGCAATTAATCAAGCTCCAGCCAGCGTTACATCCATTCAGGTTAAAGATGAAGGTCGGATGACTCAAACTGATTTGGCGGATATCCACTGTTCTAAATGTGATGGTCATATTGGATGGAAAATA GATAGCTGGGAGAAGCAGATTTTTGCTCCACCTGAGGAAACAGATGGAAGAAGACATGGCTGA